Proteins encoded in a region of the Antedon mediterranea chromosome 2, ecAntMedi1.1, whole genome shotgun sequence genome:
- the LOC140039717 gene encoding uncharacterized protein isoform X1 encodes MFRLSVILFMFLYVTVELSSAANPCDYGDVEDGNVKCINPCDEGDKCLEFSNTECMFIYSISSIGCQSIRRRSDGGDPCEGDPCGQHRCLSEDGFYICIESLGTNPCDNSACGDDMCLFEDGKVKCINQCEECLEFSDTECMFIDSTLRCKSIRRSDSGDPCKKDDPDDNPCGRHRCISEDGFYICFESFGTSLFAGMQDHNRANG; translated from the exons ATGTTTCGATTGTCAGTTATtctatttatgtttttgtatgtaACCGTCGAGTTGTCTAGCGCAG CCAATCCATGTGATTACGGTGATGTGGAAGATGGAAATGTTAAATGTA TCAATCCATGTGATGAAGGGGACAAATGTTTGGAATTTAGTAACACGGAATGTATGTTCATATATAGTATTAGTAGCATTGGATGTCAATCGATTAGGCGACGAAGTGATGGTG gaGATCCATGTGAGGGCGACCCATGTGGGCAACACCGATGTCTTTCCGAAGATGGATTTTATATCTGTATTGAGTCACTTGGAA CCAATCCATGTGATAACAGTGCATGTGGAGATGACATGTGTCTGTTCGAAGATGGAAAAGTTAAATGTA tCAATCAATGTGAAGAATGTTTGGAATTTAGTGACACAGAATGTATGTTCATAGATAGTACCCTTCGATGTAAATCGATTAGGCGAAGTGATAGTG GAGATCCATGTAAGAAAGACGACCCCGACGACAACCCATGTGGGCGACACCGATGTATTTCCGAAGATGGATTTTATATCTGTTTTGAGTCATTTGGAA CCTCATTGTTTGCTGGCATGCAAGACCATAACAGGGCTAATGGATAA
- the LOC140039717 gene encoding uncharacterized protein isoform X2, whose amino-acid sequence MFRLSVILFMFLYVTVELSSAVNPCDEGDKCLEFSNTECMFIYSISSIGCQSIRRRSDGGDPCEGDPCGQHRCLSEDGFYICIESLGTNPCDNSACGDDMCLFEDGKVKCINQCEECLEFSDTECMFIDSTLRCKSIRRSDSGDPCKKDDPDDNPCGRHRCISEDGFYICFESFGTSLFAGMQDHNRANG is encoded by the exons ATGTTTCGATTGTCAGTTATtctatttatgtttttgtatgtaACCGTCGAGTTGTCTAGCGCAG TCAATCCATGTGATGAAGGGGACAAATGTTTGGAATTTAGTAACACGGAATGTATGTTCATATATAGTATTAGTAGCATTGGATGTCAATCGATTAGGCGACGAAGTGATGGTG gaGATCCATGTGAGGGCGACCCATGTGGGCAACACCGATGTCTTTCCGAAGATGGATTTTATATCTGTATTGAGTCACTTGGAA CCAATCCATGTGATAACAGTGCATGTGGAGATGACATGTGTCTGTTCGAAGATGGAAAAGTTAAATGTA tCAATCAATGTGAAGAATGTTTGGAATTTAGTGACACAGAATGTATGTTCATAGATAGTACCCTTCGATGTAAATCGATTAGGCGAAGTGATAGTG GAGATCCATGTAAGAAAGACGACCCCGACGACAACCCATGTGGGCGACACCGATGTATTTCCGAAGATGGATTTTATATCTGTTTTGAGTCATTTGGAA CCTCATTGTTTGCTGGCATGCAAGACCATAACAGGGCTAATGGATAA